From a region of the Tateyamaria omphalii genome:
- a CDS encoding DUF4149 domain-containing protein, with translation MTTLALLLAALLFGGMTLFSFGFAAVLFAVYGPDDARRGIRNTFPHYYLWVIGTAAVTGAVAYTVSTLAAWLLIGIALSTAYARQMLMLQINAATDAGNAGRFKMLHGLSVVIQLAQIGMAGWALALIAA, from the coding sequence ATGACCACGCTCGCCTTGCTGCTCGCTGCCCTGCTTTTTGGCGGGATGACCCTGTTTTCCTTCGGATTTGCCGCTGTGCTCTTTGCCGTTTACGGCCCGGACGACGCGCGGCGCGGCATCCGCAACACATTCCCGCACTATTACCTCTGGGTGATCGGCACGGCTGCCGTAACGGGGGCGGTCGCCTACACCGTCAGCACATTGGCCGCCTGGCTGCTGATCGGCATTGCACTCAGCACGGCCTATGCGCGCCAAATGCTGATGCTCCAGATCAACGCGGCGACCGACGCGGGAAATGCCGGGAGGTTCAAGATGCTGCATGGGCTGAGCGTCGTCATCCAACTTGCACAGATCGGCATGGCGGGATGGGCGCTGGCGCTGATTGCGGCCTGA
- the lon gene encoding endopeptidase La codes for MQEPLNASYPVLPLRDIVVFPHMIVPLFVGRDKSVRALEEVMADDKQILLSSQVDPSEDDPEATGIYKAGVLANVLQLLKLPDGTVKVLVEGQARVRITEYLDNDNFFEARAEYLTEMPGDIATTEALLRSVADEFERYAKVKKNIPEEALAAVGETTEPAKLADLVAGHLGIEVDQKQDLLETLAVSERLEKVYGLMQGEMSVLQVEKKIKTRVKSQMERTQREYYLNEQMKAIQQELGDGEDGKNEVAELEAKIAETKLSKEAREKAEAELKKLKNMSPMSAEATVVRNYLDWMLSIPWGVKSRVKKDLGRAQKVLDDDHYGLEKVKERIVEYLAVQQRSKKMKGPIMCLVGPPGVGKTSLGKSVAKATGREFIRISLGGVRDESEIRGHRRTYIGSMPGKIIQALKKAKTTNPLILLDEIDKMGQDFRGDPASAMLEVLDPEQNGTFVDHYLEVEYDLSNVMFLTTSNSYNMPGPLLDRMEIIPLAGYTEDEKREIAKQHLIAKQVKNHGLKGKEFELQDDALSDIIRYYTREAGVRNLEREIAKVARKSLTKIIKKEVEEVAVTSENLDDFLGVRKHRYGLAEQDDQIGVVTGLAWTSVGGDLLHIEALKLPGKGRMKTTGKLGDVMKESIDAASSYVRSISPEIGVKPPLFDKTDIHVHVPDGATPKDGPSAGLAMVTSIVSVLTGIPVRKDIAMTGEVSLRGNAMPIGGLKEKLLAALRGGIKTVLIPEENEKDLADIPDNVKEGLEIIPVEHVREVLKRALVSKPDAIEWDEAAEEAAAAAAAAARDTGTGATAH; via the coding sequence ATGCAAGAGCCACTCAACGCCTCTTACCCGGTGCTGCCGTTGCGCGATATCGTGGTCTTCCCCCACATGATCGTGCCGCTTTTTGTGGGCCGCGACAAATCTGTCCGTGCGCTGGAAGAGGTCATGGCCGACGACAAGCAGATCCTGCTGTCAAGCCAGGTCGACCCGTCCGAGGATGATCCCGAAGCCACCGGCATCTACAAGGCCGGCGTGCTGGCCAATGTGCTGCAACTGCTGAAGCTGCCCGATGGCACCGTGAAGGTGCTGGTCGAGGGGCAGGCGCGGGTGCGCATCACCGAATATCTGGACAACGACAATTTCTTTGAGGCGCGTGCCGAGTATCTGACCGAGATGCCGGGCGATATCGCCACGACCGAGGCGCTGTTGCGGTCCGTCGCCGACGAGTTCGAGCGCTATGCCAAGGTCAAGAAGAACATCCCCGAAGAGGCGCTGGCCGCCGTGGGGGAGACAACCGAGCCTGCGAAGCTGGCCGATCTGGTGGCCGGGCATCTGGGCATCGAAGTTGACCAGAAACAGGACCTGCTTGAGACGCTGGCGGTGAGCGAGCGACTTGAGAAGGTCTATGGCCTGATGCAGGGCGAGATGTCTGTCTTGCAGGTCGAAAAGAAGATCAAGACCCGCGTGAAGTCCCAGATGGAGCGGACGCAACGCGAATACTACCTCAACGAACAGATGAAGGCGATCCAGCAAGAGCTGGGCGACGGCGAGGACGGCAAGAACGAAGTTGCTGAACTTGAAGCGAAAATCGCCGAGACCAAGCTGTCGAAAGAGGCGCGCGAGAAGGCGGAAGCAGAGCTGAAAAAGCTCAAGAACATGTCGCCGATGAGCGCCGAAGCCACGGTTGTGCGCAACTATCTGGACTGGATGCTGTCGATCCCGTGGGGCGTGAAATCCCGCGTGAAGAAAGATCTTGGTCGCGCGCAGAAGGTGCTGGATGACGACCATTATGGCCTTGAGAAGGTCAAGGAGCGGATCGTCGAGTATCTGGCGGTGCAGCAGCGTTCGAAGAAGATGAAGGGCCCGATCATGTGTCTGGTTGGCCCTCCCGGTGTGGGCAAAACGTCGCTTGGGAAATCGGTTGCCAAGGCCACGGGACGTGAGTTTATCCGTATCTCGCTTGGCGGCGTGCGCGACGAAAGCGAAATTCGCGGGCACCGTCGAACCTATATCGGGTCCATGCCTGGCAAGATCATTCAGGCGCTGAAAAAGGCCAAGACGACGAACCCGCTGATCCTGCTGGATGAGATCGACAAGATGGGGCAGGATTTCCGCGGCGACCCGGCGTCGGCCATGCTTGAGGTGTTGGACCCGGAGCAGAATGGCACGTTTGTGGACCACTATCTGGAGGTGGAATACGACCTGTCGAATGTGATGTTCCTGACCACGTCGAACTCGTACAACATGCCGGGCCCACTTTTGGATCGGATGGAGATCATTCCGCTCGCGGGTTACACGGAAGATGAAAAGCGCGAGATTGCCAAGCAGCATCTCATTGCCAAGCAGGTCAAAAACCACGGTCTGAAGGGCAAGGAGTTCGAACTGCAGGACGATGCGCTGTCCGACATCATCCGGTACTACACCCGCGAGGCGGGCGTGCGGAATCTGGAGCGCGAGATTGCCAAGGTGGCGCGGAAATCGCTGACCAAGATCATCAAGAAAGAGGTTGAAGAGGTCGCTGTAACCTCAGAAAATCTCGACGATTTTCTTGGGGTTCGCAAGCATCGTTATGGTCTTGCGGAACAGGATGATCAGATTGGTGTCGTGACCGGATTGGCATGGACGTCGGTAGGTGGCGACCTGCTGCATATCGAGGCGCTGAAGCTGCCGGGCAAGGGTCGGATGAAGACCACCGGCAAGCTGGGTGATGTGATGAAGGAATCCATCGACGCGGCCAGTTCCTATGTCCGGTCGATCAGTCCGGAGATCGGGGTAAAGCCGCCGCTCTTTGACAAGACCGATATCCACGTGCACGTCCCCGATGGGGCGACGCCCAAAGACGGACCCAGCGCAGGTCTGGCCATGGTGACGTCCATCGTGTCGGTGCTGACCGGTATTCCGGTGCGCAAAGACATCGCGATGACGGGCGAGGTGAGCTTGCGTGGGAACGCGATGCCCATCGGTGGTCTGAAAGAGAAGCTGCTGGCGGCGCTGCGCGGCGGGATCAAGACCGTTCTCATTCCTGAAGAGAACGAGAAGGATCTGGCCGATATTCCTGACAACGTGAAAGAGGGGTTGGAGATCATTCCTGTCGAACACGTGAGAGAGGTGCTGAAGCGTGCACTGGTGTCGAAACCGGATGCCATCGAGTGGGACGAGGCGGCCGAGGAAGCAGCAGCTGCTGCAGCGGCGGCGGCGCGAGACACGGGCACCGGCGCCACGGCGCACTAA
- a CDS encoding HU family DNA-binding protein translates to MATRTTKSTTKTTGTSTRKPRATSTTTKTAAKSPTSTTRTTTTSKTTVVVDAPTPVVSGPMMRKKELVEAVVARSGLKKKDVKPAVEATLAVLGDALKEGRTLNLEPMGKVKINREKMLASGRMMVARIRQRDPQPHDATEATDTAASPDTSAE, encoded by the coding sequence ATGGCAACCCGCACCACGAAATCCACGACCAAGACGACAGGCACCAGCACGCGCAAGCCGCGTGCGACGTCGACGACAACCAAGACGGCGGCGAAATCCCCGACATCCACCACCAGAACGACAACCACGTCCAAAACGACGGTTGTTGTCGATGCGCCGACGCCGGTCGTGTCCGGGCCGATGATGCGCAAGAAGGAATTGGTCGAGGCGGTTGTCGCGCGCAGCGGTTTGAAGAAAAAAGACGTCAAACCGGCGGTCGAGGCGACCCTGGCGGTGCTGGGGGATGCATTGAAAGAGGGGCGCACGCTGAACCTGGAACCCATGGGCAAGGTCAAGATCAACCGCGAAAAGATGCTGGCATCAGGCCGCATGATGGTCGCGCGCATTCGCCAACGTGATCCACAGCCCCATGATGCAACAGAGGCGACGGACACCGCAGCGTCGCCAGACACCAGCGCGGAATAG
- a CDS encoding histidine phosphatase family protein — protein sequence MAFQPIYVMRHGETVWNAEARFQGALNSPLTKTGRAQAQQLADILAGHDLSGFDVRVSPQGRAFETAAIALARQVLELHTDARLREIGVGLWSGKLRSEVAPVGAAQDDTPDGPLALYEHAPEGEGFAALRARCQDFLGSLTAPTLCVTHGITSRMVRAVALGQPSANLGDLPGGQGMVYVVEDGVHRRL from the coding sequence TTGGCCTTTCAACCGATTTACGTGATGCGCCACGGAGAGACTGTCTGGAACGCCGAAGCGCGGTTTCAGGGCGCGCTTAACTCCCCTTTGACCAAGACGGGCCGGGCGCAGGCGCAGCAACTCGCCGATATTCTGGCGGGCCATGACCTAAGCGGGTTCGATGTGCGCGTCAGCCCACAGGGCCGCGCCTTTGAAACGGCGGCGATCGCGCTGGCACGGCAGGTGTTGGAACTGCATACTGATGCGCGCTTGCGCGAAATCGGCGTGGGGCTTTGGTCCGGTAAGTTGAGAAGCGAGGTCGCACCTGTCGGCGCCGCGCAGGACGACACGCCGGACGGCCCGCTTGCCCTTTATGAACATGCGCCGGAGGGCGAAGGCTTTGCAGCCCTGCGTGCCCGGTGCCAGGATTTCCTTGGCAGTCTTACGGCGCCTACTTTGTGCGTGACCCATGGGATCACGTCGCGCATGGTGCGTGCGGTTGCTTTGGGCCAGCCTTCGGCTAATTTGGGTGATCTGCCGGGGGGGCAGGGCATGGTTTATGTGGTCGAAGACGGGGTGCATCGGCGCCTGTGA
- a CDS encoding helix-turn-helix transcriptional regulator, with protein MAHEALEAIRAETDTSALWALMQTYFRDRGVTKISYHHFSGNVQAERAVNVNASGFSDEWVCHYIDQKLYVVDPITELAQSVTSPFRWSHIRDLMRLTPAQMRYLNEMREAGVGDGIAFQVFGPGLRNGYVGLGVDRPQDFPSDAGVLDFQVVAQAGHIRYCELNPPTLSPGDLSPRERQILRWIARGKSNSSIADILLLSPHTVDTLVRRIFGKLGVSDRTTAAIQGVGAGLILL; from the coding sequence ATGGCACATGAAGCGCTGGAAGCCATTCGGGCCGAAACGGATACCAGTGCTCTATGGGCATTGATGCAGACCTATTTCCGCGACCGCGGCGTCACCAAGATCAGCTACCACCACTTTTCCGGCAATGTGCAGGCCGAACGTGCGGTCAATGTGAACGCATCCGGGTTTTCCGACGAATGGGTCTGTCACTACATTGACCAGAAGCTGTATGTCGTCGATCCCATCACGGAACTAGCCCAAAGCGTCACGAGCCCCTTCCGATGGTCGCACATCCGCGATCTGATGCGCCTGACGCCGGCGCAGATGCGCTATCTGAATGAGATGCGAGAGGCTGGTGTCGGTGACGGGATTGCCTTTCAGGTCTTTGGTCCCGGGCTACGCAACGGGTATGTCGGGCTTGGCGTCGATCGACCGCAGGATTTTCCAAGCGACGCGGGCGTGCTGGACTTTCAGGTTGTGGCACAGGCCGGGCACATCCGGTATTGCGAGCTTAATCCGCCGACACTGTCCCCCGGTGATCTGTCCCCGCGCGAGCGTCAGATCCTGCGCTGGATCGCGCGCGGCAAATCGAACAGCAGCATCGCCGATATTCTTCTGTTGTCCCCGCACACGGTCGACACGCTTGTGCGTCGCATCTTTGGCAAATTGGGCGTTTCCGACCGGACAACAGCCGCAATTCAGGGCGTGGGTGCGGGGTTGATCCTGCTGTGA
- a CDS encoding pirin family protein, translating to MSWNPALDPHCPKGDAVDAIETVIVPRARDLGGFEVRRALPAPRRQMVGPFIFFDQMGPAEFVTGTGIDVRPHPHIGLATVTYLYRGKIHHRDSLGTDQWIEPGAVNWMVAGHGITHSERADGEVRQKPHSLFGIQTWVALPKDHEDNPADFQHAPKDTLPVLEGEGKEVRLILGDAWGEHAPVQTFSEMFYADAVLEAGARIPLPDNHEDRGVYVVDGSVTVAGQVYDAGQMMVFRPGDAMSLTAGDQGARLMLLGGATLEGSRYIWWNFVASSQDRIDAAKEAWRAGDWAHGRFQLPPGDEDEFIPLPET from the coding sequence ATGAGCTGGAACCCTGCGCTTGATCCGCACTGCCCAAAAGGTGACGCGGTTGACGCCATCGAAACCGTGATCGTGCCGCGTGCGCGTGATCTTGGCGGGTTTGAGGTCCGCCGCGCGCTGCCTGCGCCGCGCCGCCAGATGGTGGGCCCTTTCATCTTCTTCGACCAGATGGGTCCCGCCGAGTTCGTGACCGGCACCGGCATTGATGTGCGCCCGCACCCGCATATCGGGCTGGCCACCGTCACCTATCTGTACAGGGGCAAGATCCATCACCGCGACAGTCTGGGCACCGATCAGTGGATTGAACCCGGCGCCGTCAACTGGATGGTGGCAGGCCATGGCATCACCCATTCCGAACGCGCTGATGGCGAGGTTCGGCAGAAGCCGCATAGTCTGTTCGGTATCCAGACTTGGGTCGCACTGCCAAAGGATCACGAGGACAACCCGGCCGACTTTCAGCACGCGCCCAAGGACACGCTGCCCGTGTTGGAGGGCGAGGGGAAAGAGGTGCGCCTGATCCTTGGGGATGCCTGGGGGGAGCACGCGCCGGTGCAAACATTTTCCGAGATGTTCTATGCCGATGCCGTGCTTGAGGCGGGCGCGCGCATTCCGCTGCCCGACAACCACGAGGACCGCGGTGTCTATGTGGTGGACGGCTCGGTTACAGTTGCGGGTCAGGTCTATGACGCGGGTCAGATGATGGTGTTCCGGCCGGGCGATGCGATGTCTTTGACCGCGGGTGATCAGGGCGCGCGGTTGATGCTGCTGGGCGGGGCGACGCTGGAAGGGTCGCGTTACATCTGGTGGAACTTCGTGGCGTCCTCGCAGGACCGCATCGACGCAGCCAAGGAAGCGTGGCGCGCAGGCGACTGGGCCCATGGGCGGTTCCAACTGCCGCCCGGAGATGAGGATGAGTTCATCCCGCTGCCCGAGACATGA
- a CDS encoding GNAT family N-acetyltransferase: MTLRLRHAVPEDAPALAALHARSWRASYAPYVPAEALGAPLEANMCARWDVWPADRLILLAEEEGDVLGFAAAERGDVPLLDNLHVDPDARSGGIGARLLRMMAACLAEEGASALRLIVIADNTRAYQFYVRMGGHEGPSFDDTLLGATLRMVPFRWSGAAFDALAADFDDQAGKDA, translated from the coding sequence ATGACCCTGCGCTTGCGCCACGCGGTGCCAGAGGACGCACCCGCGCTGGCCGCCTTGCACGCGCGAAGCTGGCGAGCGTCCTACGCACCCTATGTTCCGGCCGAGGCCTTGGGCGCGCCGCTTGAGGCAAATATGTGTGCGCGGTGGGACGTGTGGCCCGCCGATCGTTTGATCTTGTTGGCAGAGGAGGAGGGCGACGTGCTGGGATTTGCCGCCGCGGAGCGGGGAGATGTCCCGTTGCTCGACAATCTGCATGTGGATCCTGATGCGCGCAGCGGTGGGATCGGGGCGCGTTTGCTGCGGATGATGGCGGCGTGCCTCGCGGAAGAGGGCGCATCGGCGTTGCGTTTGATCGTCATTGCCGACAACACGCGCGCCTATCAGTTTTATGTGCGCATGGGCGGGCATGAAGGGCCATCATTCGACGATACGCTGTTGGGTGCCACCTTGCGCATGGTGCCATTCCGCTGGTCGGGTGCCGCCTTTGACGCCCTGGCCGCAGATTTCGACGATCAAGCGGGAAAAGACGCTTGA
- a CDS encoding glycosyltransferase family 2 protein, with translation MQTVAAVTMVRDDAFFLKAWLRHYGEMFGRENCYVVNHGHGAEVATLAEGCNVIGIPGDPHKNFDVKRWGLLNNLVGGLRRYYRHVIVGDVDELVVRDPEAGGSLLDLLEGAPEGRVLTPLGLEVIHRIDIEQDEITGQIIGPRRHVRPAPHYSKPCIISAPVKIARGGHFTQADKLFTPDELYLLHLKFCDFGAYVGVMDHRNAVTDDLNASVKEASIGRHWFAASRGEDRAVFDDFAKLEMVNGFDMRPLRRKMQRTFKPRGDTGYYHFDRPDYGTQYILPDRFVGVI, from the coding sequence ATGCAGACAGTGGCCGCTGTGACGATGGTGCGCGATGACGCGTTTTTCCTAAAGGCGTGGCTGCGCCACTACGGTGAGATGTTCGGGCGCGAGAACTGCTATGTCGTCAACCATGGCCACGGGGCCGAGGTGGCAACACTGGCGGAGGGATGCAATGTGATTGGCATTCCGGGTGATCCGCACAAGAACTTCGACGTCAAGCGTTGGGGGCTTTTGAACAACCTAGTGGGCGGTTTACGGCGCTATTACCGCCACGTCATCGTCGGAGACGTGGATGAGTTGGTGGTGCGCGACCCGGAGGCTGGCGGCAGCTTGCTCGATCTTCTGGAGGGTGCGCCGGAGGGCCGCGTGCTCACGCCCCTGGGCCTTGAGGTCATTCACCGCATCGACATCGAACAGGACGAGATCACCGGCCAGATCATCGGCCCGCGCCGTCACGTGCGCCCGGCGCCGCATTATTCGAAACCCTGCATCATATCCGCCCCGGTCAAGATTGCGCGCGGGGGGCATTTTACGCAGGCCGACAAGCTGTTCACGCCGGATGAGTTGTATCTACTGCATCTGAAATTCTGTGATTTCGGGGCCTATGTCGGCGTTATGGATCACCGCAATGCCGTCACGGATGACCTGAATGCCTCGGTCAAGGAGGCGTCTATCGGGCGCCATTGGTTTGCAGCATCGCGGGGAGAGGACCGGGCTGTTTTTGACGATTTTGCGAAGTTGGAGATGGTGAACGGCTTCGATATGCGTCCGCTGCGCCGCAAGATGCAGCGCACCTTCAAGCCGCGGGGTGACACCGGATATTACCATTTCGACCGGCCCGACTATGGCACGCAATACATTCTGCCTGATCGGTTTGTCGGGGTGATCTGA
- a CDS encoding alpha/beta fold hydrolase, with amino-acid sequence MAEFSTQDGITIAYDVTGKGPPVLLLHGFPQTRAMWHAIAPPLAEDFTVITADLRGYGASTKPARIEDMSFRHMATDQRALMTHLGFDQFHLVGHDRGGRTAHRMALDAPEAILSLTVMDIVPTHHLLNQLSQQVATAYYHWFFLAQPAPLPETMIGHDPDAFFESCLAGWGGGMGGFDVDALSAYRRSWRNPDCIRTMCNDYRAAIAVDFDLDAADLDRTVTCPALVLYGSDGIMGRAYDVPATWADRLGRMQAQGLPGGHFFPDTHPCETAHALSTFLKAQS; translated from the coding sequence ATGGCAGAATTTTCAACCCAAGACGGCATCACCATAGCCTACGATGTGACCGGCAAAGGCCCCCCCGTCTTGCTGCTCCACGGTTTCCCGCAAACCCGCGCCATGTGGCACGCCATAGCACCCCCCTTGGCGGAAGACTTCACAGTCATCACGGCCGACCTGCGCGGCTACGGCGCCAGCACCAAACCTGCGCGGATAGAGGACATGAGCTTTCGCCACATGGCAACCGACCAACGCGCGCTGATGACACATCTGGGTTTCGACCAATTCCACCTCGTGGGCCACGACAGGGGTGGGCGCACCGCACACCGCATGGCGCTCGACGCGCCGGAAGCCATCCTGTCGCTGACGGTGATGGACATCGTGCCCACCCACCACCTGCTGAATCAGCTTTCACAACAGGTCGCAACGGCATATTATCACTGGTTTTTCCTCGCCCAACCCGCGCCGCTGCCTGAAACCATGATCGGCCACGACCCGGACGCCTTCTTCGAAAGCTGCCTTGCCGGATGGGGCGGCGGCATGGGCGGGTTCGACGTGGATGCCCTGAGCGCCTACCGCAGATCCTGGCGCAATCCCGACTGCATCCGCACCATGTGCAATGACTACCGCGCCGCCATCGCGGTTGACTTCGACCTCGACGCCGCCGATCTGGACCGGACCGTCACCTGCCCCGCGCTTGTCCTTTACGGATCAGATGGGATCATGGGCCGCGCCTATGACGTACCGGCCACGTGGGCCGACAGGCTCGGCAGGATGCAGGCGCAAGGGCTGCCGGGCGGCCACTTCTTTCCGGACACACATCCCTGCGAAACGGCGCACGCACTCTCGACATTCCTGAAGGCGCAATCGTAA
- a CDS encoding M20/M25/M40 family metallo-hydrolase — protein sequence MTLDAVLSRIDSDLPHATERLMELLRIPSISTDPAFAGHCQTAADWLVADLQSIGVDVEKRDTPGHPMVVGHVAGDGPHLLFYGHYDVQPVDPLDLWDRDPFDPQVEDTPAGKVIRGRGSSDDKGQLMTFVEACRAWKAEHGTLPCRITFFFEGEEESGSPSLVPFMQENAAELKSDLALICDTGLFESRVPAIVTMLRGLLGEEITITAPDKDLHSGMYGGVSMNPIRVLTRILASLHDDQGRVTVPGFYDGVPELPDDIRSQWQGLAFDHARFLSDVGLSEPAGEKDRTPIEMIWSRPTCDVNGIWGGYTGAGFKTVLPSQAHAKVSFRLVGDQDPHTIRDNFRQMVTDALPSDCTVDFTGHGAGRASVTETTDPVFEAARRALTDEWNIPAAYIGCGGSIPIAGHFQNILGTTPMLIGFGRDDDQIHSPNEKYNMESFHKGIRSWARILDALT from the coding sequence ATGACCCTCGACGCCGTTCTGTCCCGCATCGACAGCGATCTGCCACACGCCACCGAACGGCTGATGGAACTTTTGCGCATTCCGTCGATCTCGACCGACCCGGCATTTGCCGGGCATTGCCAGACGGCGGCGGATTGGCTTGTCGCCGATCTGCAAAGCATCGGAGTTGATGTCGAAAAGCGCGACACGCCCGGCCATCCGATGGTCGTCGGCCATGTGGCGGGCGACGGCCCACATCTGCTGTTTTACGGCCATTACGACGTGCAACCGGTGGATCCCCTGGACCTTTGGGACCGCGACCCGTTCGATCCGCAGGTGGAGGACACGCCAGCAGGCAAGGTCATCCGAGGGCGCGGCTCGTCAGATGACAAGGGGCAGCTGATGACGTTCGTTGAAGCGTGTCGCGCCTGGAAGGCCGAACACGGCACCCTGCCCTGTCGCATCACTTTCTTCTTCGAGGGGGAGGAGGAATCCGGCTCGCCTTCCCTGGTCCCGTTCATGCAGGAAAACGCGGCGGAGCTGAAATCCGACCTCGCCCTGATCTGTGACACCGGCCTGTTCGAAAGCCGCGTGCCCGCCATCGTCACCATGTTGCGTGGCCTTCTGGGCGAAGAGATCACGATCACTGCCCCCGACAAGGACCTGCATTCCGGCATGTATGGCGGCGTGTCGATGAACCCGATCCGCGTGCTGACACGCATCCTGGCCTCGCTGCATGACGATCAGGGCCGCGTCACAGTGCCAGGCTTTTACGACGGTGTACCCGAACTGCCCGACGATATTCGCAGCCAGTGGCAGGGCCTTGCCTTCGATCACGCCAGGTTCTTGAGCGACGTGGGCCTGTCCGAGCCCGCAGGCGAAAAGGACCGCACCCCGATCGAGATGATCTGGTCCCGCCCCACCTGCGACGTGAACGGCATCTGGGGTGGCTACACCGGCGCAGGGTTCAAGACGGTGCTGCCCTCGCAGGCCCATGCCAAGGTCAGCTTCCGCCTCGTCGGTGATCAGGACCCCCACACGATCCGCGACAACTTCCGCCAAATGGTGACGGACGCCCTGCCCTCCGACTGCACGGTTGATTTCACCGGCCACGGTGCCGGTCGCGCGTCAGTCACCGAAACAACTGACCCGGTATTTGAGGCCGCACGCAGGGCCCTGACCGATGAATGGAACATCCCCGCCGCCTATATCGGCTGCGGCGGCTCCATCCCCATCGCGGGCCATTTCCAGAACATCCTCGGCACCACACCGATGCTGATAGGCTTCGGCAGGGACGACGACCAGATCCACTCGCCCAATGAGAAATACAACATGGAGAGCTTCCACAAAGGCATCCGCAGCTGGGCTCGCATCCTCGACGCGCTGACCTGA